The Ziziphus jujuba cultivar Dongzao chromosome 5, ASM3175591v1 genome segment TTTTTGGTCATacaaccttttatttttaaattttttttttaatttcttttaaagtatATTTGGTAGATAGAAATAGGAGAAGGAATGTAATAACTATTCCAtaagattaaataaatttatatttaataagattatatattaaataatatatattttatagagaccaattattatttttttattttaaaggatCTCTATTTCTTATCAAAACTTAAGAAATAATCATTACTGAAtccaaatatagtaaatgtTTTATTGTAAAGTAAATATGGTAACTATAAAATTGTTAATTcttaaaaatctttaatttgatgtattatctatttaaaatatgtaaataacaaaattttaaaaatcacataaaaatagaaatatataatagattaaattttaaaataataaattatatatttagttaaacataaacaaaatttttaaataaaatataaagaaacataattaattttttttttctaaccatTAAATCAAAGTCATTAACATAAccaagcaaataaaaaataattagtgatttcttttatttatattttattttttaaaataactatttttatttctttagaaATAATTATTCCTTACATTAAATGTAACATTAAAATAAACAGCCGATTATTTGGAAaagtcaaaaaaagaaaaaaaaagaaaaaaaaaagtcaagttACTTTATTGGCATGATGTCAACTACTGATTTTCCTTGTTATTTTACTTAAATAATTGCACTTCTGTTTAgacaaggaaaaaaagaaagttaataTACCATACTAGTTTAATCATACACTGAAAAATCGTGTCATCGAaaaaccaggaaaaaaaaaaaaaaaaaagcataaactcTAATAGTTCAGATCTCTAAGTTTGAtctaaaatatccaaaataaaatgatgaatatttactttttttttttttttttttttttgcttcaaaaTGATGAATTTTTACTGTACGAAGAACTTTTCAAACTTCAAATATTTGATCCAAAATCATgatttttagagagagaaagagaggtggAACTCTTATGGTTCCCGAAGTGGTGAGTTATGTGGATATATCATGACCACGTGTTCCACGAGCAAGAAGACCAAATCTATGCTCTTATACTCTACAtctagggatgtcaatttgtcCCGCCCATCCCCGAAATCGCGGTGCACCGTCCCTAATGGGGCGGTTTTTCCCCGCAAAAACGGAGTGACGGGGTGGATTTGGGCTTACTCTCTTAGACCCGAAGCGGGGATGGGCCGGGACCGGGTATTAAAGACTCCGGCCCGAACCCGGCCcgtatatattatctttttttttttaatattttgaaaattaaaattaaactcatTTAATTATTCCTTCCTTTCTCCTAGCCCGAGCCGACCCtaaacacacacaaacacattcCTCTCACTGTCTCACACAAACTCAGCTCAAGCATCCACCACCATCTCCCTCAGCTCTCTCATCTCTCTGCTTAGTTAGTCCAGCTCCAGTAGTTGTAGTGCTGCCGACAGTCCATCTCCGATCTCCCTTAGCAGTCAGCTCCAGCAGTGCCGCCACCACCATCTCCGGTCTCCCTCAGCTCTCTCAGCCGATTCTTCTTTACAGCCACGGCCACCACCGAAggtttgccatttttttttttttgcttccttACGTGTTGTTTGATTGCTGAGAAATATTGAGGAAAGGTCGAAACTGATATGAATTGCAAtgggtttttccattttctttttgctggTTATGGTGTGATTTTAGAAGGTGAAATTGCATAGGCTTTATTGCTGAGAAATATTGAGGAAAGGTCGAAACTGATATGAATTGCAAtgggtttttccattttctttttgctggTTATGGATGTGATTTTAGAAGGTGAAATTGCATAGGCTTTATTGCTGAGAAATATTGAAGAAAGGTCGAAACTGATATGAATTGCaatgggtttttttattttctttttgctggtTATGGATGTGATTTTAGAAGGTGAAATTGCATTGCTAAAGCCTTTGTTTGGATTGATGCAAAATTTTTCCCTCAAACTTGCTTAAGTGGCTTGTTACTTTCACGCAGCTTTTAAGAGTATGCGGTACATAAGCACCCATTCTCTTCAACCAGTTCATAAAAAAGCTTTGTTCTGTAAATACTGCTCCCCACTGGATAAGATGAAAATCTGATACTTCCCTAGTTAATTATTCTTCCAAAATTTTGTCAGTTGGGAGGACTTCCGTTCTCGTCATCTTGTTCTGGTCAAATGCAAACACAAAAGATAAATGTTGTATGGCTAttggctaaaaaaaaattaagaaaaaactaTACAGAAATAgcctaataataatattatatatatatatatgtatattgtttttGGCAAATGAAAAGTGAAGAAGCTGATGACCCACCAATAGAAACAAACACCATATTAAATTGCCATGCATTATGAGAAAAATTTATATGGGATAAAATGTGGCACCGCAATAAATCACCACGTATACCcatcattcaatttcaaaaatgcattttatttgactttttcctattttaactttagctttattttttatgtaaaaaaattgactttctTTTTGTCTTCATCTCTCCCACGTACGCCTTTTATTGCATGCCTCTTATGAACAAAACCTCTGCGTTATTGCATTGTATATAGCAATTATCTTAAGGATTGAAAACTTGGACAAAATTCCTTAAATAGGCTATTCAATCATAGTTTCAAATTAACTTAAATTATGGAAAGTTTCTGAAAGTTTTTCTTTAGATTAaactaaaacatatttttgtttctgcttCCATCCTTTGAAGGTCTTATTTTAAAGGCATTCCCCTATGTGTAGATATTAATTGCTGAAAACATGGATTAACTCTCACCATCTtctgtttctatttatttatatacatatatatatatatatatatatttatattttaatggtatCAACACATTAATCTAATTGTCttgtctttcaatttttgtttttttttactttttttattttttttaaggtaaattatGGCAGAAGCTAGTGGTTCGACAATTGGAAGCACTCCACATGACAAGGATCAATCATCATCAACACCTTTTAGCGACAATTCGACTCCAATTAGTACTCCTCAAGAAATACCTAGTCAAGAAGATATAAACCAAACTTCGATAGAGGTATGTGACGAGGATAGTAGTCAagtaattggaaaaagaaaattgatttcggTTGTGTggaatcattttaaaaaggtaaagatAGATGGGGTGGATAAGGCCGTATGTAACTATTGTAGTAAGAAACTAGGAGGAGGGAGTAGAAATGGAACAAGAGAAATGGAACAAGACATTTGCATGATCATTTTAAAAGGTGTCCTCTTCGAACACAAAAGGATATTAGGCAAGCAATTTTGAATCCTACTAAAGATGTCGGTGGGAAAGTTAAAGTTAGTACATATACGTTTGACCAAGAGAATGCCAGAAAAGAGCTTGCAAACATGATTGTTTTGCATGAATACCCTCTTTCAATAGTGGAACATTATGGGTTTAGGAGGTTTATAAATACGGTTCAACCATTGTTTAAAGCGGTTTCTCGTAATACAATtagaaatgatatttttaaattatatgattacgaaaaatccaaaacaatggaGTTGTTAGAGAAGAATTATGGTAGAGTTGCAATTACTACGGATATGTGGACATCTAACCAAAATAGAGGATTCATGGCTATTACGGcacatttcattgatgatgGTTGGATACTTCAAAGTCGAATTATAAGGTACtttataagtttatatattaaatttcatatttattggattgttttatgtatttagtttattataactatttattattattattttttgtaggtTTGTATATGTGCCTTGTCCACATACTTCTGAGGTTCTTTGCAATGTTTTTATGGATTGCATATTGGATTGGAATATAGATGGTAAGCTTTCTACTTTGACCTTAGACAATTGTAGCACAAATGATGCTTTGGTCAATCTTCTTTTGGATAAGCTTCCtaattcttcatttttgttaaaaggtcaattttttcatatgcggTGTGGTGCAcatatattgaatttgattgtgaaagatggtttggaaataatttgtggaagtattgaaaaaattcgtgaaagtgtttattttttgacatcaacaccaaaaagagaggaaaaattcttagaatgtgttcgtcaattgaaaatttcttgTGATAAGAAGTTGGTTCTTGATTGTAAAACTAGGTGAAATTCTACATATTTGATGCTTGCTACTGCTTTGAAATATAGGACTGTTTTTCCTCGTTTGAAACAACGAGAGTCACTATATAAATGTTTGCCTAGTGATCAAGATTGGGATTTAGCCAAAGAGGTTTGTGAAAGGCTAGAGTTGTTTTATGAAATGACTGAAATATTTTCAGGAACAAAGTATCCTACAGCTAATCTTTTTTTCCCACACATTTGTGAGATTAGGATGTCAATTTGTGATTGGCTAACATCTTCTTGTGAGGAAATTAGATTGATGGCCGCGGGTATgatatctaaatttaaaaaatattggagTGAAACACATGGAATAATGGCTGTAGCAACTCTTTTAGATCCAAGGTATAAAATGAAAGtgatagaatattattttcctttgatttatggGGATGAAAGTGTGCATAAGATAGCCATTATACGTCAAATTTGCTATGATTTAGTGAAGGAGTATCAATCAAAACGCAATTTGAGTGCAAATGTTCCAAATGTTTTATCTTCTCAATCCAATATGACTCCATCTGGAAAAAAAGATCGTTTggcaaaatttgatttgtttgtttctAGCACTACTAATCTTGATAATGTAAAATCTGAACTTGATCGTTATTTGGAGGAGCCGGTTTTGCCTAGATCTAATGACTTTGACATATTGGCATGGTGGAAAGTAAATGCAATGAAGTATCCTACTTTGCATAATATTGCAAGAGATATTTTAGCCATTCCAGTATCAACTGTTGCATCTGAGTCTGCATTCAGTACCAGTGGAAGAATTGTGAGTCCACATTGAAGTAGACTTCATCCTAAAACTTTAGAAGCTTTGATGTGTGCACAAGATTGGTTATGGGCTGAAAttaatggtatgaaaaattaaattttatatttttttgtgttaaataatttttgtatttattgttaactaattaatctcatttttgttagcttcatcttcttcaccgtatgttggagcttgttcttctactatgagtgacatagaaattgatgaggaggtaaattgaatttatttattacaaaaaatgtttatattaaattgtttaaaattttttgatattatttaatatttttgtctatttttgtagcaatcaactcttacggaacattctttcatggagacttaaggaaatgagaagtaaaactttattatgtgtgcatgtgtatttttataaattttatgtttatgtatttagattatattatattgtattttttgagaatgtatgttattaaaattataaatttgaactttgatatcttttattgtatttttattatatttttggtcattttatttatattttgcttatagaagaaatttttttaatataaatttatcaaaagaaattatatcaattatatgaaaaaaaacaaatggggaaACCGTCCCCGCACCGCCACCGATTGGGGAATCCCCGTCCCCGCCCCGCTTCTAAAAAAACGGGGAAAATTGCGGGGATGGGATGAAAAATCCCATACGGGGATGGGGAcggaattttaaaaaccggccccgccccgccccgttgacatccctatcTACATCCgagaaatattataaattattcataAGAAAAAGGAGTATTGTAGCCACATGCTCATATATCCTGGCTGCGTGTTCTTTTTTTAGAAGATTCAATTCAATTGGTGGTCACGAGAGAGGAAAACAACTTCATTGCAGCTTTGCTTTCAGAATtggaaattatggaaattttgaaaaatataaacctGACCAAAGCTTCCAATTTGGATGAAATGCccgttttatttttccaaagatATTGGCATGTTATAGGGAATGATATAGTACGTACCATCCAAAATGCCTTCATCTCAGGATTCATACCAGTAGCGATTAGCAGGATAACTCTTGTGCTGGTTCCGAAGACAAATCCAATCTTTCACTTTAACCACATCCGGCCAATTAGCCTCTGCAATACGGTGTACAAgctcatctccaaaattttagcCAATCACCTTCGCCCTTTACTCTCGAAACTGATCTCACCCAACCAAACGACTTTCATAATGTGGCGGTGGATAGGAGAGCATTCCATTTTGGCCAACGAAATCATTCACTCAATGAAGAAGGCTAAGGATGCAACCGATTTCCTAGGGATCAAAATAGACATGCACAAAGCCTATGATCGGGTTAATTGGAATATGCTGAATGAAATCCTCATCAGGTTTGGATTTTCTGCAAGAGTGTTGGGTCTATTAAGCCAATGTTATTCACTAGGGCAAGCTTCAATTTTACTCAAGGGTAGCATTTATGGAAATGTTAAATTGGAATGGCGCTTAAGGCAAGGCAATCCAATATCTCCGTACCTTTTTATTATCTTTGTAGAATTTCTGTCTAGACTTCTCTTCTCATTGGAAAGGGAGGGAAAGATTCATGGCATAAGGCTTGGTCGAATCAGCCCCACAATCTCTCATCTTTTCTTCACTGATGACATCCTCATCTTCTGTCGAGCGACTAGGAAAGAAGCCCTTGCTGTGGCCCGCTGCTTAGAACACTATTCCAAATGGACCGGCCAGATGGTAAATTTTGCCCAGTCAGGATGCTTCTTCTCCAAAAATGTTTCCTCAAGGATGAAAACGAGCATCAAATCTGTTCTAAATCTTAAAGAACTCTCTGCAGATGCTAAATATTTGGGTAACCCGTTTTTCTTAGGGAGAAGCAAGACCAAGTCTTACGAAGAACTAAGGAAGGAGATAGAAATAAGGCTTCAGAGTTGGAAAGCTAACCTATTGTCTTAGGTTGGCCGGTACACTTTGGTCAAATCTGTTGTCACTGCCATGCTGGTTTACTCCTTATCGACTTGTAAACTCCCTCTCAGTTGGTGTAGGACCATTGATAAAATGGCCAGCAATTTCCTTTGGAGAAACAATAGCCAGCAAATATCTAAATTCAATACCTTTTCTTGGAGTTTAGTTTGCGCACCTAAAAATCTTGGAGGCCTGGGTATTCGAAAACTGGAACAGGTTAACAAGGCTATGTTATGCAAGTTGGGATGGACGCTGGAGACTAACATTGATCTGCTATGGGTTAAGGCAGTTAAAGGCAAATATTTCCCCCACTCCTCCTTCATGAGGTGTGGCCAAAAGAAGAATGCCTCTTGGCAATGGAAGAGCCTTCTTGATACAAGGCCTGTGTTGGCAAAAGAAATGTGCTTTCGGGTTGGCAAAGGAACAAGATTAACTTCTGGGAAGACCCATGGATTCTTAATAATCCGAACTTCAAGCCATTTCCCAATCCGAACGCCTTCTTCTCTGAGGTTGGTATGGTGGAGTCGTTGCTTTCTCCTAATGGGGGATGGGATACGACACGGTTGAACACTTTTTTTGACAGTGGCTCAGTCAAAAACATCCTGAGAATCTTCTAAGCTGATTGTGAAGCCGAAGATGAACTTATATGGACAGGTAGCACTGCTGGCACCTTTCAGGTTAAATCTATTTACAAATTCATGTGTGAAGCTGGTAGGGAAAACTCGAGCTAGTGGAAGCATCTATGGGCTAGCAACCTACATAGCAGACTAAAGTTTTTCATGTGGAAGCTCTCAGTCCGTGGTCTACCTCTCCGAGCTTCCTTAGTCCAGTGTCATTGCCCAATTGACATGCCATTTTACCCCCATTGGTGTCACGGAGGAAGAAATGCACCTATTTTTTTAGTGCCACATTGCAAAGGCAATCTGGTTAGCCTCTCCTTGGTCTGTCCGATGGGATACTATTTAATTGCATAACTTGGAAGACTATCTTAAGATTCTAGCCAAACCTGTGGGGAAGCTTCCAATTCACCAGGAAGATCAACACAAGTTCTTTTTGCCTCCCTAACTCTTGACACTCTGTGGAAGATTCGTAATAAGGTTGTCTTTGAAGGTAAACCTCTTGCTTTAGAGGATGAAGTCAATGCTTTGTTTAACAGGTTTTGGGAATTCTTATGCTTACAGTCTGACGGCAACCACCTTTCCCCTCCAACATTGAATTCCTATTCTTGGTCTCCACCCTTGTAAGGTTTCATCAAGATCAATATAGATGTGGCACTTCGAGATGGAGAAGCGAGCCTTGGATTGGTTGCCAAAGACCATTTAGGGAAGTGAGTAAAGGTTAAAGTGGTGCGAGAACAGATTCATAGCCCAAAAGCAGTTGAGGCAGTTGCGATTCTCCATGCTGTACATATTGCTGCTGAAGAGGGATACCCACATGTCATGTGTGAAAGCGACTCCAAAGCTGTCATCCAAAGCATCACAAATCCAAATATGTCCTTAGTTCATTAGACCACCTCTTACTTTATTAGGAAAATTGTAGATTTTTGCTCAAGTTatcctaatgtgtgttttgcGTGGACCCTAAGAAACCTAAAAGTTGGCCTATTACATAGCTAAATGGGGTATGAGTCTTCAAGTAGGTCTGTGTTTGCTTTGTCTTATTCCTCTTactttttaaacattttggaACAGGACTGTGGAGGTGTGCACACCACAGACTGATTCCCTAGcatcatattatttatatatgattgcTTGTTTTAGTTAATATAACACACCCttattagccaaaaaaataaaataaaatgtattgtAGATTAAAAGATGCCCATACTTAGCCAAGTTTAGCACACCTTTTTGCTTACATCTACATTAATTCCACATCCACATTTGCAACCTAAGAGCCCATTATCACCTAGTACCTGCTCTACTTCTGCCAAGAGTATTTGAACTTTTGCCACATATGCCATTAGCATTCGCTAGAGCATATGGGACCcattaatcaaaaaataaaaaaaattatggaaccCATTTCTTCTTATATCATCAGTTCAAAACTCCAAATTCTCTCATGAAAACACTTCTCTTCTTGTAGCGGTTAAGGGTCATCTGACATATAAATCCCATAAATAACTCAAGAACAGAACAACATACTTTCTTTAGATGGTCATTGCTagctttttaagaaaaatgcCAAATTTGTATCTAATTAACTCATCTAGTACCTCTAAACCAATCaaaattttggcataaaattttgGTTGCCTAAGCCATTCTAAACCAATCaaaattttggcataaaattttgGTTGCCTAAGCCATTCTAaccaatcaaaattttaaaataaaattttggctgCCAAAGACTTTTGACATAATTTTATCAGGTTTACCTTAATTTTAAACTATTATCAATTTGTCTACTGTTGATTTTAGACTATTATTAATTTCTAATCATTAATAAACAATCACATAATTTGGCAAATAAATTTGGTATTAGAAGTATTACCCTAACTCAACTTACGTATTTAGAGCTTCTAACTAAGTGTGTATGCAGAAaagaatcaataaaatattatataaactacAAATCTTCTAATGTACATGTACATGAACCCAGAGGACTTATATACAATAAATCCCCACCAGCGTTATACAAAATTGCTGTAGATACTCTCTGTAGCACAACTGTTGAACACTTTGGAAAACAAACCCTTTTCCGAAACCAAAAATATGCCGAGTTGAATTTTTGAGACATGTCAGGATGGTAACAAGAACTATTGCTTTACTCCATAACTTTGGTTACAATACCAACAGCCACAGTTCTTCCCATTGCTCTTAGAAACACCCTCCCAAGAGCTCTACAACTCGAAAACTCTTCCACACAAACTGGTCCTTGCAAAATCACCTGAATTTAGAGAAGGCACATATTAGAACAAACTGATCCTGTACCATGCTTGAACAGTAAAAACCTGATCTGCAAATTTGTAAGAGCAGTCACTATCATAATTTACCTCAATAACAGCATTCTGCCTTGCAGTCAGACAGCGAGGAGCCTTTTTAGCCACCTTTCCGGTTTTTGGATCGAGCGACGACACAATTTTTACTACTCTAGCAGCTTCTTTTGCATGGTGTATATGAAATTCCAACTGCTCATTCCAGTTACCGAATACactttgattaaataaaaatagtgaGCAAAAGAAACTGAATTGTGATCCATATGTAATACTCACCTGAGAGCCAATTAAAATCGGAGTTGTAATATCCAAAACAACCACCTTCACTTCTAAATGTTTGGCAAAAGCCACTGGAAAATCAGGGTGACAGAGCACACCTCCAGCCATGACATTATTTCCATCAATGCCTTGAAGACTAACAGCCACATTGTCTCCAGATCTTGCAATGGCACAAGCCTGAGAGTCACGTTCCAAGGAGCGTACTGTCCCTACATCACCTGAAGGCATAACCATAACCTAGAATTTGACCATTAAAGTTACACCCATATTACAACATGATTAAGGAACAAAACTGAAATATCTATtacatatttacatataaaacatACATATGAAGACTAGACATGCATCACCTGTTATCCAACCATTAGGGTAATCTTAGTCcaggaaaggaaaaaacaaagaaaaagaaatgcagAGTGCCTATTAAATCTGTCAATCAACACCCAATCAGCAAGGGGACACTAGATTATAGATTATACACATTTATAAACAATCACTTCCAAAGCAACTACTACATGTTCAATGCTCTGAATCCATCTCTCTCTCGTGTAATAAACATGAAAATGATGCCAGCACTACATCTGAAAAGATGGTATAATAGAAACATGATAGCTCCTAGAGAAGTATAGAAGACTCCTAGCATGGCTATATGACAATAAACAacgattttaaaaattattaagacACGATCAACCAAATTTATTGGTCAAAGACCACTATAGTCAGCCAATCATACCTTCAATCCACTACGAAGAGCTCCAGCTTCCAATTTACCACACGCAGAAACCTGTCCAAGGGATGCTGACTTAACCACATCACATATTGGCATGAGAAGAGGCTTAGAAAAATCTCTTGCTGGAGGTTGAAGGGAATCGATTGCATCCAACAGGTGAGGTCCTTGGTACCTGCAGTTCAGGTACGTTCAGtaaatttactttatttgtcATACCATGTGTGTATTTCCTAGAAAGGGTAACAGAAgccaaaaagcaaaagaaaacagCTAACACATCAAACACATGAATGGGTAAACAATGATGACTTCCAAACTCATCTTGAGCACAAAAGTAGTCTTCTTTTTCagatgataatattttttagtccaagggtaacaaatatttattatgcAACCAACAATGTCAACCTAAGCATGTACTAATTATGCTTCACCAGAAGGATTCAAAACCATATAGCAAAAGACAAATAACATTGGGTTTACCACAGTATATTTGGACCTCTAGTTATCATTTTTAGTTTTACCTTACTTTTAGGATATTTTGATTAAATTCTAACTAAACTTGGTTCTTCTTCCAAATTATAGAAGTTGCCATAAGTAGAAAAGGTGAAAATCCTGGAATAGCAAAAGAGTGTCGTGATCTTGAAATGAATGAACAAACTCACCAGGACAAAAGACGAACATCAGAAGGAGCTGCTACCAAATTCTGATTTTCCATGGCACTCAATGGAATCCAACAAATGGAAGAGTCTTTAAATCTACAAGAACGGAGAAATATTCCTAGTTGTTGCCTGATTAAATCAAACCGTTCCTTGGAGTACTCAACAATATCCATTTTATTAACAGCAACTATAATTTGTTCAACACCAAAACTTCTAATAAGTTGTGCATGCTCTTTTGTCTGTCCCTTGGCAACATCCATACCAGCTTCAAATGCACCAACTGAGGCATCTATTACAAGAATTGCAGCATCAGCTTGTGTTGCTCCAGATATCATATTTGGAACAAAATCTTTATGACCAGGTGAGTCAAGCACGACAACATGATATCTTTTGGAATCAAAGTAAGCAACAGCCACTGTCATAGTTATTCCCCTTTCCCTTTCTTCTGTGCTCTCATCCAGTGCCCAAGCATAAGAAAAGGATCCTTTTCCCTGATTGAATTATGAACATGAAGTAAATCACAACAAAATTCATACTTCACAACCATTCACCTGCAATATTGCAATCACATTACCTGTTGCTTTGCCTCTTTTTCATATTTGTGCATTTCCTTTTTAGAAATACGTCCCAAAAGATGTAGCAATCTACCTGAGAGGGTGGATTTTCCAGAATCAACATGACCAACCTATAAGGACATTTTAAATGACATCAACAATGTGTAGACAATATAAACTAAAAGAAGGATCTACATATCCTAGTGCATGGATCATAAGATGACAACTAAAAGGCTCACAATTGCAAGACTCAGTTGGATCAGTGTATCTTCAGCCTGATCAGGAAGCATCCATTTTTCATGTTTATACTGTACTTTTGAATTAGCTTTTTGACTGTTGACATTATTTTGATTTCCATATCTAACATCCAAAGCCATATTGTTTAAACTATTGCTAATACTTTGTGCCTTTCCCTTTGCTGCAGAAGAATTAGTAGCCCCATCGAGAGCATCATGTATGCCTTTTGGTTCTGATGCTGATAAGCTATCTGACCTTTGACCGCTACTCTGCTCCACCTTATCACGGCTACTTTTTGGCACCCTAGATGATGAGACATCCGAACTTCCTCGTATATTAACTGCCCCATTCTTTGACTGACTGCTCTTATCTGTCAATGTTGATAAGCTACTTGAGCTTTCATTACTTGACTGTACATCAACAGCACCATTCTTCTCAGTGACGCTTGACGAAACTTTTTGAGACTTCAAATCCCTAAAATTGGCTGCATGCCACAAGACAGCAAAGATAACTTTTTAAGCCTAGGCATATATAAAAGAACCAATTAACATcgctacatttttttttcttttaggcaAAATGTATGATTAATGAGATTACTAGGTGCCAAAAACAAAGGGCAATTTGCAACTCAGAGATAGAAACTTGGTTTGGGTATCTCAATTCAGAATCAACcacctttcattttttatttgacagGTATTTAATAACCAACAAAAAGGGGATAACTAGTCAACTAGGGTTGAAACCCGGTACATTACTTGATGAACCAAAAATCAGCTCATAAATCTTACTAACTCCAACGTGTTAATTAACTATTGTGCACGCACAAGGTACACTTTCAGTTTTTAGATGGCCCACAAGTTAGGAATAGGAGTATTAAGAGTCTATTATGCCTGTTATGCCTATATGTATCGTTGGGTTCACTTCATAACAGCTTATACTTTAGGGATGAtgttaatttgataataatgataTGTTATGTGAGAATTGCTATATCTTTTTCAGAATGATGGCCTCTGTATTAATGCATAACTAAAAGATACAAGATACCATAAGAAATTTATCACTTGACCAACAAGAAAGCATCATTTAAGTAAATATCGTATTGGTCCATACAGcatggaagaaaaaaatttcatttcacAACACTGGCTCCTTTGATTAGATATGATTAAAACATCAGCATTTTTGTCAATAAAAAATAGATGGCAGATCAAATTCACAACCActacttatttttattaaggaaaaaaaaaaaaaaaaaaaaaaggatacctTTTGCGCCCGTTTTGGAGGAACGATTCAATCCGTTTGAGACCATATCATCTGGGGATGGAACATCAAACTTGAAGGGAGCTGTTACATCAGTTTAAGTTTGGTTAGAAC includes the following:
- the LOC132803749 gene encoding uncharacterized protein LOC132803749, whose protein sequence is MHKAYDRVNWNMLNEILIRFGFSARVLGLLSQCYSLGQASILLKGSIYGNVKLEWRLRQGNPISPYLFIIFVEFLSRLLFSLEREGKIHGIRLGRISPTISHLFFTDDILIFCRATRKEALAVARCLEHYSKWTGQMVNKAMLCKLGWTLETNIDLLWVKAVKGKYFPHSSFMRCGQKKNASWQWKSLLDTRPVLAKEMCFRVGKGTRLTSGKTHGFLIIRTSSHFPIRTPSSLRLNLFTNSCVKLVGKTRASGSIYGLATYIAD
- the LOC107420808 gene encoding uncharacterized protein LOC107420808 isoform X2 — protein: MPRKVNYGVDYDEDYDDFEGYDYDYEEEESVDTPQSRQETAIPGIWRCSICTYDNDESMTACDICGVLRNPLVNSGSNSDKKAAPFKFDVPSPDDMVSNGLNRSSKTGAKANFRDLKSQKVSSSVTEKNGAVDVQSSNESSSSLSTLTDKSSQSKNGAVNIRGSSDVSSSRVPKSSRDKVEQSSGQRSDSLSASEPKGIHDALDGATNSSAAKGKAQSISNSLNNMALDVRYGNQNNVNSQKANSKVQYKHEKWMLPDQAEDTLIQLSLAIVGHVDSGKSTLSGRLLHLLGRISKKEMHKYEKEAKQQGKGSFSYAWALDESTEERERGITMTVAVAYFDSKRYHVVVLDSPGHKDFVPNMISGATQADAAILVIDASVGAFEAGMDVAKGQTKEHAQLIRSFGVEQIIVAVNKMDIVEYSKERFDLIRQQLGIFLRSCRFKDSSICWIPLSAMENQNLVAAPSDVRLLSWYQGPHLLDAIDSLQPPARDFSKPLLMPICDVVKSASLGQVSACGKLEAGALRSGLKVMVMPSGDVGTVRSLERDSQACAIARSGDNVAVSLQGIDGNNVMAGGVLCHPDFPVAFAKHLEVKVVVLDITTPILIGSQLEFHIHHAKEAARVVKIVSSLDPKTGKVAKKAPRCLTARQNAVIEVILQGPVCVEEFSSCRALGRVFLRAMGRTVAVGIVTKVME
- the LOC107420808 gene encoding uncharacterized protein LOC107420808 isoform X1; its protein translation is MPRKVNYGVDYDEDYDDFEGYDYDYEEEESVDTPQSRQETAIPGIWRCSICTYDNDESMTACDICGVLRNPLVNSGSNSDKKAVEGKCKDSGVSITAKSLFASLPRQIPKIAVFIQPQKDGFITEEGNNFHKLGNIQGHIHEFHKAFNTHKHDQINIAPFKFDVPSPDDMVSNGLNRSSKTGAKANFRDLKSQKVSSSVTEKNGAVDVQSSNESSSSLSTLTDKSSQSKNGAVNIRGSSDVSSSRVPKSSRDKVEQSSGQRSDSLSASEPKGIHDALDGATNSSAAKGKAQSISNSLNNMALDVRYGNQNNVNSQKANSKVQYKHEKWMLPDQAEDTLIQLSLAIVGHVDSGKSTLSGRLLHLLGRISKKEMHKYEKEAKQQGKGSFSYAWALDESTEERERGITMTVAVAYFDSKRYHVVVLDSPGHKDFVPNMISGATQADAAILVIDASVGAFEAGMDVAKGQTKEHAQLIRSFGVEQIIVAVNKMDIVEYSKERFDLIRQQLGIFLRSCRFKDSSICWIPLSAMENQNLVAAPSDVRLLSWYQGPHLLDAIDSLQPPARDFSKPLLMPICDVVKSASLGQVSACGKLEAGALRSGLKVMVMPSGDVGTVRSLERDSQACAIARSGDNVAVSLQGIDGNNVMAGGVLCHPDFPVAFAKHLEVKVVVLDITTPILIGSQLEFHIHHAKEAARVVKIVSSLDPKTGKVAKKAPRCLTARQNAVIEVILQGPVCVEEFSSCRALGRVFLRAMGRTVAVGIVTKVME